The Acidobacteriota bacterium genome segment GTGGGTCTCCAGCAGCCAGGGCAGGTCGTCGAGGGTGGCCGGGCGCAGATCGAAACGCCCGAGGGTCGGCAGGCGCCGCGGCCGCAGGACCCGGGGCGGCGCCATCATCTGCTGGCGTCGGATCTCGCGGGCCCACAGGCCGTGGGCCCCCAGCCGGGGCAACAGACTTTCGATGCCGGCTTCGGGCCCGATCACCACCTCCTCCCGCCGGGTGGCCCGGGCGGTGAAGGCGGCCAGCGCATCGAAAAGGCGCGGATCGGTCCGCCGCTCGGGTCGCACGGCCCAGGACAGGCCCCGACAGTGCTGAATCAGGCCGACCAGCTCCCCGCCCCCGAAAAGGCCCACCAGGCGCGGACGCGGTGAGAGCAGGCCCCCGAGAGTCCAGAGGAAAGCGCCCACGTGAATGTGGACCACGGGATCCGAGGCGACGATGGCGTGGGCTTCTTCCCGGCGCCCTCCCCCCACGGCACGCACCTCGAAGCGGCCGGGAAGGCTCTCGCCGGCCGGCCGCGGGGAAGACGAAGAGCGGCGCGGATTCAACACCGGCGCAAGACACCCCGCACCACGCCCCGCACCTCGACTCCGTCCCGCGGCGCCAGCCGCGCCGACTCGCCGCGGCCGAGCCGGAGTTGCCCGGCATCGGCCCGAAGGCGGCAGAGCCGAGGCTCTTCACCGTGGACCAGGATCACGGCGAGCTGATCGTCGCCGAAATGCCGCCGTTCCTCGATGATGACGACATCGCCGCTGCGAATCTGCTCGTCCAGCAGCGCATCCCCCTCGGCGATCAGGGCATAGGTGCGACCGTGGCCCACCAGCCACGAAGGCACGGAGAGCCTCTCCCGACTGTCCATACCCTCCACCGGGCGGTCGCCGACGATGCGGCCGAGCAGGGGGATTTCCACGGCCCGGGGCGCCTCGTCGTCCTTGACCACCTCGATGGAGCGGTTCTGGTTCCAGGAGCGGCGGAGCAACCCTTTGCGGACCAGGTTGGTCACGTGTTTGTGCACCGTGGCCACCGAAGACAGGCCGAAGTGACGACCGATCTCCTCGAGACTCGGCGAGAAGCCATGCCTCTCGATGAACTCGTTGATGTAGTCGAAGATTTGCTTCTGCCTGCGTGTCAGGGCCATGAGGAGCCTCCTCGATGGGAACCCCGGCGACGGACGCGAGCGGCCAGGCCCGGTGCCGATGGTCGCATTATAGCAAACGCGGAGCGAAAGCCAAGAAGCGGCGCAGCCACCGGGGAGGCATCCGGGGACGAAAAACGGAGCGGCGGCGGCAGCGGAATTTGCCATCCCCTCCCGGCTCTGGTAACAACCCAGGACGATGAAGACACTCAGCAGCCTGCTGTCGCTCCTGTTGTTTCCCGTCCTGGCACTGGGAGCCCCCCCCGCCCCGCAGCCCGCCCCGGCTCCCCCAGCCGCCACCGAAGAGAGCGCCAAGCCCTCCTTCCCCGCTCCTTCCCCGGCTCTGGTGCGAAGGGCGGCGGCCCTCTTCGACCAGTTGCGGCAGACGATCTCGGCCCAGGACCACGCCCGGATCGTGCGGGAGATCGCCGACCTGGGCCCGCCGGCGATCCCGATCTTCGTCGCGGAACTCGAGCGGCACTCCAAGATCACCTGGCCGGTGATGATCTACGCCCTCGGCGCCACCGGGGACCCGCGCACGATTCCGATCCTCGAACAGCAGCTCCGGCATCAAAAGGGCAGAACCTACCTGGACGTGCTCTACGCCCTTTCCCTGGCGGGCGAACCGACGGCCCTGGTGCGGGCCATGCGCTCGACCCACGCGGACACGGCCTTCGAACGCAACATGACGGCCATCGACTTCATCGCCGGCGCCATGGGCCCGCCGGCGGTGGACGTGCTGTTGCGCGAGATTCCCCGCCGTTCGGAGAAGGCGCGCCATGCCGCGCTGCGGGCCCTCGGAACGATCTGCGACGACAGGGCGGTGGATTTCCTTCTCGAATGGTCCCGGCGCAAGGAAGCCGGTGACCGACGCTTCGCCCTGATCGCCCTGGCGCGCATTGGCGACCCCAGGGCCATCGACCGCTTCATCGAGGGGCTCGGGGATTCCGACCCCGGAGTGGTCGAAGCGGCGGCCGAGGGACTAGGCTACCTGCGGGCCGACCGGGCGGCCGAGGGACTGGCCCGCCTGCTCACCGACTCGGCGCCTGCGGGGGTGCGACTCAAGGCCATCTGGTCGCTGGGACTGATCGGGGGCGAGACCGCCGAGAAGCCATTGATCGATTACTGGCCACGGGCATCGGCTTCCGAGCGGCCCTTGCTCGTGCGGGCTTTCGGGCGACTGAGCACCCCGGCCGCCACCCCGCTCCTGTCGGATGTGGCCCTGGGCGAGGGGCTGCTGAGTATCGACGCGGCCAAGAGCCTGGCTCGGATTCCCGGCAGGAAGTCCACCGATGCCCTGCTCTCCTGCTGCTCCCGGGCCAAGAGCCTGGACGCGGGCCTGGAGGCGGGGCGGGCGCTGGCCCGCCGCAAGGACCCCCGGGCGATTCCCTGCATCGTCTCCCGCCTGCGGGAGGAGATCGAAGTACGGCACAGGATCGGCCCCGTCGTCGAGCAGACCCTGGCCGTTCTGGCCCGCACGGCGCCCCTGAGCGCCGCAGACACCCTCGACACCCTCGCCGACTCGGTGGCCGCTCCGGCCCTGGCCCACCGCCTGCGAGCCACGGCCCACGGCATTCGCCTGGTCAACGAGACCGAGCCGGAAATCGAACCCTGGCTGGCCCTGCTCCAGGACGGAACGCCCGAAGAAATCGAGCTGGCGGTGGAGCGTCTCGGTGATCTGGGCGACCCCCGGGCCATCGAACCGCTGCGCCGCCTTTTCGGGCGCTACGAAGCCTCTCCCGAGCTGATCCCCGAAGCCCTCGACCGGATCGACAGCGAACGGGCCACGCCCTTCCTGATCTCCCTGATCACCGACGATCTTTACCGGGTGCCCTTCCTCACTCCGGCCCGCAACGCCGCCGCCCGGGCCCTGGTCCGCACGCCCCATGCCGAACACGTGTCCCGGGCGCTCGAAACGGCCTATCGCGCAGAGGGGGGCGAGTTCTTCGTCCCTCTGCTGGCCCTCGCACGAGCCGGCGGCAAGGACATGATTCCCCGGCTGCTGCAGCTCAAGACCTTGCTGCTGCGCTCGCGCAGTTCGCGCCAGGTCCTGCGCCACGAGCGGGTCAACTGGGCGATCCGCATGCTGCGCACCGGCCGGGAGATTCCCCTCGAAGAGGTCAAGGACGTCGACTAGCACGCCGTTGACAAGGCCTTCTCGATGCGCGAAGGCGAGCCGCCGGCGGCCGGCCCGAATGTTTCCCGGCGACATGGTCGAAGACCCGAGGCCGACGCCCTCGCCCGCATCCTCCTGCTTTATGTCGACAGGGTCTTCTCGAGATGAGGTTTGGCTTCCGCCGGTTGCTGGTCCTGCTCGCGGGAGGGGGACCCGGCGGAAGATGCGGCGGCAGCACGCTCCGGCCCTGTTGGGGCGGACTCGGCCTCGTCGGTGGCGTCTTCCGACTGGAAATAGTTCGGCCGGGTACGAAAGACCTCGTCGAACTCACCGGCCTCGTAGGCGCGGTTGAAAGCCTCGACCACCTCCGGGTCCAACCCCACGCCCTTGAGGTCGTTGATCCGCGCCACGGCATCGGCCTCGCTGAAGGCCTTCTGGTAAGGACGGTCGGTGGTCATCGCATCGAAGGTGTCGGCGACAGCCACGATACGGGCCTGAAGGGGAATCTCCTGGTCTTTCAGGCCCAGCGGGTAGCCACTGCCATTCCATCGCTCGTGATGAAAACGCATGCCGGGGATGATGCTCTTCATCTGCGGAATACGGCCCATGATCTTGGCGCCCCGTTCCGGGTGGGACTTCATCACCTCGAACTCGGCGGCCGTCAGGGCGGCGGGCTTTTTGAGAATACTGTCGTCGATACCGATCTTTCCCACGTCGTGAAGCAGGGCGGAGACGTGCAGGGCCTTCATCTCTTCCCGGCTCAAGCCCAGGTAACGCCCGATGATCACCGCATAGCGGTTGACCCGCACGCTGTGACCCTTGGTGTAGGGGTCCTTTTCATCGATGGCCTCGGCCAGGGCGCGAATCGTTCCGAGGAACATGGCGTTGGCGTCCCGAGCCGCGGCACGGAAACGCTCGACGAGGTCACCGAGCTTGGCCGCCATGAAGTTGAAGTTGCTCGCCAGCGCGTCGATCTCCCTCACCCGGGAGGCACCGGCCCGCACCGAGAAATCCCCGGCGGCCAGGCGACTGGAAATGGCTGCCAGGCGCGCCATCGGTCGGCTGATCACCCCGCCCATCAGCAGAGCGGCGACGATGGCGAGTCCCGCAGCCAGTACGCCACCAAAGATCACGTCCTTGACCAGCCGGCTGACCGGAGCCAGGGCCAGGGCTTCGTCCACCTCGACGAACACGCCCCAGCCGTATTCCGTGGCGGAGTAGGATCCGAGGTACTGGCGCACCTCGCCTCCCGGCCCCCGGGCCTTGTAGGCCTGGGCCCCCCTCGACCGACCCCGCATACCCAGAAACTCCTGCACGATAGCTCGATCGAGGAGCTGCCGGGGTGTGGGCCCACCCCCGGAACCGGTGCGGGCGACGAGTTTCCCGTCGGGGCGGACGAGGAACAGGCGCATGGAGGCGGGCACCGATGAGGCCAGGTCGTTCCACACCCCCTGCAGCACCGCGACTTCCTGGAGCACCCCCATCAGGCGTCCGCGGCGCTGAACGGGGGCCGAAACGGTGATGGCGAGAATCCTCTCCGGACCCAGCGAGTACGGCCCGCCGAGTACGGCACCACGGGCGGAAGCCGGCGTGGGAGCCGCGCCATGCTCGAGAATCACCCGGGCATCGCGATCGAGGGACTCTTCGAGCTGATGGCTCAGCACGAGTTCCGGCACCACCGCGGTGGAGGACCGCCCCTCGACGGGGCGATAGCGCATCAGCACCACCGTCTCGTCGAGGAACTCCGGGAGAAAATCGAGACGCCCGCCCGCCTGGGCCCGCAACACGCCAAAGGCTTCTCCCAGCTTGACCGCCTCGCGTCCGACGTGATCGAGAAAAGCGTCGAGGCGTTCGGCCGTGGAAGCGGCCAGCAGAAGTTGCTGTTCCTGCTGGCTGACCACCAGGGCCTCGCGGCTGCCTCGCACCGTCAGCAGTCCGAAAACCCCCACGGGCACCAGGGAAATGACCAGGGCCATACCCAGCAGCACCAGGAACAGCGGCAGCCGACTTCCCGCCGGCTGAGGCATGCCTTCGGCCCTGGATCTGGGAAGGTGGTCGAACACGTCTGTCCTCTTGCCGGGTGACCAGCGTCCGGGGTCCCGCACTCCGCCCTGCAGAATCTAGGTTTCACCTCGCGCAGGAGCCAGCCCCCCGCCGAGCGCATGCCATGGTGGATTTTGAACACCCGGGCAACTCGCGTCCCGCCAGCGGGTTGGACCCGCACGCGATGGGTCTTGAACACTCTCTCCCGGAGTCGCCGTTGCCGGCAGGACGCGGGATTCGCGCGGCAAGTCGTTGACAGCACGCGCCCTGGCCGGCCCCCAGCCGGTGTGGCACGGGGGTTGCTTTAACCGGGGCGTTGCACGACGAACGCGGCGAATCGATGCCGCATGGGGAGAAGACAAGATGACTCAGCGCAGCGTGAAGAAGTTCTTCGGTCTCGCCATCCTCCTGGCCATCCTGCTCAGCGTGGTTCCCATGGCCTCGGCGGATCTCTTCGCCCAAACCCCTGCAGGGATTGCCGGCGGCAGCCAGGAGATGCCCACACCCGTGGCGGCTCCCGCCCAGCCTCCGGTGGACGACTCGGTTTTCGAGTTCTGGACGTTCCTCAAGCCTTTCCTCTTCGGTTTTCTCTTCTGATTCTACGGCCGACCCAGGCCGAAACGTTTCCATGGGGCGCGAGGCGGGGGGGACTCTCCCCGGCCCTCCGACCTCCACGCGGGCGGCGCCGTGCCGCCCGCGTTTTATTCGTTCTATCCCGCCCCCGGCCGACCCAGGCGCGGCCCATCGCAGGGGAGGGAGATTTCAAGCGGACTGCCGGTCGGTGACCACCGCCTCGCGCAGGGCCCGACGCAGCCACAGGACGAAGACCACCGAGGTGGCGCCGCCCGCGAGAATCAAACCGGCGTAGACGCCGTAGATCCCGGGCTGCCCCCAGGAGCGGGCCAGCGTGGCCAGCAGCCACGCCGCGGGGCCGGCCAGCACCGCGTAACGCAAGACGGCCATCACCAGGCCCGGCTTGCCCCGCTGCATACCCTCGAACACCGGACGGCACAGCAGGAAGGGAATGCCCACCAGGCAAGCGACGGGCACCAGCCGCAAGCCCACGATACTGAAGCGGGCCGTCACCACCGATTCCGCCAGCGCCTGGGCCAGTGGGCGGGCCACCAGCAGCATCACCGGCGCCACCAGCAGGACCGTGTAGCCCAGGGCCGCCAGGGTGGCTTCCCGCAAACCCCGACGAACCGCGGCGACGTTTCCCGCACCGAAGTGCCTGGCGGCGAAAGGCAGCATGGCCACACCGATGGCAATCACCGGGTTGAGAACGAAGATCGCTACCCGGTAGTAGATCGAATAGGCGGCGATCGCCGCGGTGGAATCGGCCACGCCGGCGAGGATGCGATTGACGATCGCCGTCTCCATGCCCATCAGGCCGAAGCCCAGGGCCGCCGGAATGGCCAGGGCCAGGATGGCCCGCGCGGGAGCCGGGTCCCGGCCGGGGACGGTGCGCCCCGCCCAGGCGGCGCGGCGGCGACGCTCGTGCCGGGCCGCCCGCCACGCGGCATAGGCCAGGCCCGCGCAACGACCGATCACGGTCGACAGGGCGATGCCGAGAATGCCCCAGTGGAAGACGAAGACGAAGACCGTGTTGAGACCCAGGTTGAGCAGGTTGGAGAAGATACCCGCCCACATGGTCGTGCGTGTGTCATGGTGGGCCTTGACCAGGGAGTCGGGAATGATCGACCAGAACGACGTGAAGGCCGATCCACCGATCAGCACCGTGCCGTAGAGCTGGAAGGCCCGCGCGACTTCCGGTTCGAGACCCATGCGGGGCGCCCGGTACCAGATCAACAGGCCCACCAGCGAGAAAAGGGGGACCAGCCCCCAGACGAAGCGGCGAGCCAGGCGCAGATACTGCTCGAGCTTGTTCTCCTCGCGGGCTCCCATGGCCCGGGAGAGGCAGGAGGTCAATCCTGTCGACAGGCCCACCCACAGGGCGATCATCAGGAACTCGGCCGGAATCGCCAGACCCACCGCCGCCACCGCCGCGTCGCCGATGGTGGCGGCATAGGCCGTGTCGACGAAAGTGAAGGCCGCGCGCATGGTGAAACTCACCATCAGCGGCGCCGCCATCGACAGAATCGAAGCCCGGCTCTCGGCGACTGCGTGCGGCACGCCTAGGGGCTCTCGCCGGAGTCCGGCGGCGGAAAGAAGGGACCGGCAAAGAGGTTCTCGGTCACCGGCTCACCCCCGATCAGATGCTGCTGGATGATCTTCTCCGCCACCTGCTCGTCGACGCTGTGGTACCACACCCCCTCCGGGTAGACCACGGCGATGGGCCCCCTCTCGCAGACACGCAGGCAGTCCACCTTGGTGCGCAGGACACGCCCTCCCCCGGGGGGCTCGTCAGGCACCGTGTCGAGAGGCTTGCCACGCCAGGCCGCGGGCGCCGAACACAGCCCGAGTTCTTTGAGCCGGGATTTGATGTACTTCCAGACCCTCGCGCCCTCCGCGGCCGCACAGCACTTGGGACTGGTGGGCTGGGCACAGATCAGCAAGTGCCGGGTGGCGGTGCCCACCGAGAGCGTGCGGGATATCGCAACGAGTCGGGCCAGTCGGGGATCGCGCGGCTTCATCTCTTTTCCTCCGGGGCGGCAAGACCAGCCAGGGTCCTCAAATTGTCGATCCGCGCGGCGACAGCGCTGCCGGGAAGATTGCTCAGATAGTAGCGATCGATGCCCAGGCCGGCGAGGGCGCGGAGGGTCCGTGCGGCCACCACGTCGGCTCCGGCGCCTTCCGCGAACTCTCTTTCGAGCCCTTCCCGCGGCACGGGAATGAAGCCTTCCAGCAGGTCCAGGGTTCGCCGGCGGGCGGAACGATAGTAGAACACGCCGGCGATCAGCGGCAGATCGACGCCGCGTCTGTCCAGCGCCTCGAGGAAGGCTTCCACCGGCGCGAGATCGTGATGGGAGACCACCTGCGTGATGACGAAGGACAGGCTCTCGCCGTGATCGGCCAGGTAGCCGGCCTGCTCATCGGGGTCCCGGTGGGGATTGGCCCATCCGCCGATCTGAAGGGCAGGCTGTCGTTCCGCGATTTTCTCCCTCAGTTGCCAGGCATGGGGCAGACAGCGGGGAATGCCGTCGTGGCGATCGCCGCCGAGCACCACCACTCCCGGAAAGCGCTCGGCGCTCAGGCGCGCGGCGTAGTTCAGGCAGTAGTCCAGGGAATGCTTGAGGGTCAGGAAGGGGACGATCCGTTCCCGGCGGGAATCGTCTCCCAGGTTGCGCAACAGGTGAGCGAGATTCTCCTCCTCACCCGTGCCCACGGCATCGTCGGTGAGAAAAACCACGGTGTCCCTGGACGCCAGGCCCCGCACCGCGTGGTAGACATCGATCCAGGCTTCCATGGCTCGAACGCCCTCGAGATCACGACGGGGAGGGCGCAACTCGACACAGAGCAAGGGCCGGGGATCACGCAGGCGGCTGCGCAGGTCCAGCTTGGAAGGTTCATCGAGAAAGTCAGGATCGATCATCGCGCGGAGGAACGATGGCGTACCGGAACGAGCCTGTCAAACCTCGCCGGGTGCCTCGAACGGACGTGGGCCGATCGGCTTGAATTCCTTTCCGCAGGACGCGATGTTATGTTTCTCCATGAGCAGAGACGAGCGCAAGCAGACCCCCATGAACAAAATCGACATCAAACAGGCCCTCGCGCAGCGGGTACTCGTCCTCGACGGGGCCACCGGCACGCGCCTGGGGCGTGAAGACCTCGGCCCGGCCGATTTCGGCGGCGAGCACCTGGAGGGCTGCTACGAGGCCCTGCTGCTGACCCGTCCCGAGCTGATCGAAACCGTACATCGCGAATATCTCGAGGCGGGTGCCGACATCGTCGAAACCGACACCTTCGGGGGCACGCCCCTGGTGCTGGCGGAATACGACCTGGCCGATCGCGCCCGGGAAATCAACCGCCTGGCGGCGCAGATCGCCCGGCGCGCCGCCGATGCCGTCTCCACCGCTCAGCGGCCCCGTTTCGTGGCCGGCTCGATGGGGCCGACGACCCGCTCGCTGCTGCTGACCGGGGGGACGACCTTCGAGGCACTCGAGGACTCCTTCCGCGTCCAGGCCCTCGGACTGATGGAAGGCGGAGTCGATTACCTGCTGGTGGAAACCGCCTCCGACCCGTTGAACATCAAGGCCGCCATGTCAGGTATCGAGCGGGCCTTCGAGGAACTGGGCCGAGAGGTTCCGATCGCCCTGTCGGTGACCATCGAGGCCTCGGGAACGACCCTCTGCGGGCAGAGCATCGAGGCGGCCTACGTCTCCTTCGAGCAGCGCGACCTGCTTTACTTCGGCGTGAACTGCGCCACCGGGCCGGACCTGATGGCCGACCCCCTGCGGAGCCTGGCCGCCATCGCCGAAGTGCCCATCGCCTGCGTGCCCAACGCGGGACTGCCCGACGAGGACGGCAACTACGGCCAGAGTCCGGAGATGATGGCCGCCACGATCGGGCGCTACCTCGAGCAGGGCTGGTTGAACCTGATCGGCGGCTGCTGCGGCACGACCGCCGAACACGTGGCAGCGTTCGCCCGCCTGGCGGTGGACGCAATACCCCGGCAGCCGATACGAAAGCGTTGGGCCCGGGTGGCCGGTATCGACTACCTCTCCCTCGAGGAAGACCGCCGCCCCCTGCTGATCGGTGAGCGCACCAACGTGATCGGCTCGCGCCGCTTTCGTCGATTGATCCACAAGGAAGACTTCGATGCGGCGGCCGACGTCGGGCGCAACCAGGTGGCCTCCGGGGCCCATGTCCTCGATGTCTGCCTGGCGGACCCGGACCGGGACGAGGCGCGGGACGTGCAACGCCTGCTGGCCAGCCTGGTGCGCCGGGTGCGGGTGCCGCTGATGATCGACACCACCGACCCGGAGGTGATCGAACTCGCCCTGCGCATGATCCCCGGCAAGGCGATCATCAACTCGGTGAACCTGGAAGACGGCGAGGAGCGCTTCGCCCGGGTCGCCCCCCTGGTCAGGCGTTTCGGCGCCAGCCTGGTGGTGGGTTGTATCGACGAGGATCCCGACCAGGGCATGGCGCTGACCGCCGAACGGAAGCTGGCCATCGCCCGCCGATCCCACGAACTGCTCACGGGGAAATACGGCCTGGCGCCCACCGACCTGATCTTCGACCCCCTGGTCTTCCCCTGCGCCAGCGGTGACGAGGCCTACCGGGGCTCGGCCCGGGAAACCATCGAGGGGCTGCGGGCGATCAAGGAGGCCTTCCCCGAGTGCCCCACCCTGCTCGGCGTTTCCAACGTCTCTTTCGGGCTGCCCCCGGCGGGCCGCGAAGTGCTCAACTCGGTCTTCCTGCACGAATGCACCGAGGCCGGGCTCGACCTGGCGATCGTCAACAGCGAAAAGATCGTCCGCTACGCGACGATCCCCGACGACGAGAAGGCCCTGGCCCTGGACCTGCTCTACGACCGGACGGAAGATCCCATCACGCCCTTCGCCGCCCTCTACCGGGACCGCAAGCCGGGGGCGGGTAGTGACCGGGAGCTGGACTCGGAAGCTCTCGAAAGACGCCTGATACGCCGCATCGTCGAAGCCCGCCGGGAAGGGCTGATCAGCGACCTGGAAGCGGCCCTGTCCCGCTACACCCCGTTGGAGATCATCAACGGTCCCCTGCTCGACGGCATGGGCGAGGTGGGACGACTGTTCGGACGCAACGAACTGATCGTCGCCGAGGTCCTGCAATCGGCCGAGGTGATGAAGGCCGCCGTGGCCCATCTCGAGGACTCCATGGAAAAGGGCGATCACGCCGTCAAGGGCAAGGTGTTGCTGGCCACGGTCAAGGGCGATGTCCACGACATCGGCAAGAATCTGGTCGGCATCCTGATCGCCAACAATGGTTACGAGGTGATCGACCTGGGTATCAAGGTCGATCCCGCCACACTGGCTGCCGCCATCTCCGAACACCGCCCCCAGGTGGTGGGTCTGTCGGGCCTGCTGGT includes the following:
- a CDS encoding GNAT family N-acetyltransferase — encoded protein: MLNPRRSSSSPRPAGESLPGRFEVRAVGGGRREEAHAIVASDPVVHIHVGAFLWTLGGLLSPRPRLVGLFGGGELVGLIQHCRGLSWAVRPERRTDPRLFDALAAFTARATRREEVVIGPEAGIESLLPRLGAHGLWAREIRRQQMMAPPRVLRPRRLPTLGRFDLRPATLDDLPWLLETHGAMCLEDLGVDQVARHPEGYSRYFRELVREGRSLVGEGSDGPVFKAEIPLESRHARLVEGVYTLPAYRGRGFASLAMREILERSSNLGKRACLYVHRRNEGAIRLYRSLGFRTEREWSTMVVARGPGRRAVEI
- a CDS encoding S24 family peptidase, with the translated sequence MALTRRQKQIFDYINEFIERHGFSPSLEEIGRHFGLSSVATVHKHVTNLVRKGLLRRSWNQNRSIEVVKDDEAPRAVEIPLLGRIVGDRPVEGMDSRERLSVPSWLVGHGRTYALIAEGDALLDEQIRSGDVVIIEERRHFGDDQLAVILVHGEEPRLCRLRADAGQLRLGRGESARLAPRDGVEVRGVVRGVLRRC
- a CDS encoding HEAT repeat domain-containing protein, translating into MKTLSSLLSLLLFPVLALGAPPAPQPAPAPPAATEESAKPSFPAPSPALVRRAAALFDQLRQTISAQDHARIVREIADLGPPAIPIFVAELERHSKITWPVMIYALGATGDPRTIPILEQQLRHQKGRTYLDVLYALSLAGEPTALVRAMRSTHADTAFERNMTAIDFIAGAMGPPAVDVLLREIPRRSEKARHAALRALGTICDDRAVDFLLEWSRRKEAGDRRFALIALARIGDPRAIDRFIEGLGDSDPGVVEAAAEGLGYLRADRAAEGLARLLTDSAPAGVRLKAIWSLGLIGGETAEKPLIDYWPRASASERPLLVRAFGRLSTPAATPLLSDVALGEGLLSIDAAKSLARIPGRKSTDALLSCCSRAKSLDAGLEAGRALARRKDPRAIPCIVSRLREEIEVRHRIGPVVEQTLAVLARTAPLSAADTLDTLADSVAAPALAHRLRATAHGIRLVNETEPEIEPWLALLQDGTPEEIELAVERLGDLGDPRAIEPLRRLFGRYEASPELIPEALDRIDSERATPFLISLITDDLYRVPFLTPARNAAARALVRTPHAEHVSRALETAYRAEGGEFFVPLLALARAGGKDMIPRLLQLKTLLLRSRSSRQVLRHERVNWAIRMLRTGREIPLEEVKDVD
- a CDS encoding HD domain-containing protein, translated to MFDHLPRSRAEGMPQPAGSRLPLFLVLLGMALVISLVPVGVFGLLTVRGSREALVVSQQEQQLLLAASTAERLDAFLDHVGREAVKLGEAFGVLRAQAGGRLDFLPEFLDETVVLMRYRPVEGRSSTAVVPELVLSHQLEESLDRDARVILEHGAAPTPASARGAVLGGPYSLGPERILAITVSAPVQRRGRLMGVLQEVAVLQGVWNDLASSVPASMRLFLVRPDGKLVARTGSGGGPTPRQLLDRAIVQEFLGMRGRSRGAQAYKARGPGGEVRQYLGSYSATEYGWGVFVEVDEALALAPVSRLVKDVIFGGVLAAGLAIVAALLMGGVISRPMARLAAISSRLAAGDFSVRAGASRVREIDALASNFNFMAAKLGDLVERFRAAARDANAMFLGTIRALAEAIDEKDPYTKGHSVRVNRYAVIIGRYLGLSREEMKALHVSALLHDVGKIGIDDSILKKPAALTAAEFEVMKSHPERGAKIMGRIPQMKSIIPGMRFHHERWNGSGYPLGLKDQEIPLQARIVAVADTFDAMTTDRPYQKAFSEADAVARINDLKGVGLDPEVVEAFNRAYEAGEFDEVFRTRPNYFQSEDATDEAESAPTGPERAAAASSAGSPSREQDQQPAEAKPHLEKTLST
- a CDS encoding MATE family efflux transporter, which produces MPHAVAESRASILSMAAPLMVSFTMRAAFTFVDTAYAATIGDAAVAAVGLAIPAEFLMIALWVGLSTGLTSCLSRAMGAREENKLEQYLRLARRFVWGLVPLFSLVGLLIWYRAPRMGLEPEVARAFQLYGTVLIGGSAFTSFWSIIPDSLVKAHHDTRTTMWAGIFSNLLNLGLNTVFVFVFHWGILGIALSTVIGRCAGLAYAAWRAARHERRRRAAWAGRTVPGRDPAPARAILALAIPAALGFGLMGMETAIVNRILAGVADSTAAIAAYSIYYRVAIFVLNPVIAIGVAMLPFAARHFGAGNVAAVRRGLREATLAALGYTVLLVAPVMLLVARPLAQALAESVVTARFSIVGLRLVPVACLVGIPFLLCRPVFEGMQRGKPGLVMAVLRYAVLAGPAAWLLATLARSWGQPGIYGVYAGLILAGGATSVVFVLWLRRALREAVVTDRQSA
- the metH gene encoding methionine synthase, with protein sequence MNKIDIKQALAQRVLVLDGATGTRLGREDLGPADFGGEHLEGCYEALLLTRPELIETVHREYLEAGADIVETDTFGGTPLVLAEYDLADRAREINRLAAQIARRAADAVSTAQRPRFVAGSMGPTTRSLLLTGGTTFEALEDSFRVQALGLMEGGVDYLLVETASDPLNIKAAMSGIERAFEELGREVPIALSVTIEASGTTLCGQSIEAAYVSFEQRDLLYFGVNCATGPDLMADPLRSLAAIAEVPIACVPNAGLPDEDGNYGQSPEMMAATIGRYLEQGWLNLIGGCCGTTAEHVAAFARLAVDAIPRQPIRKRWARVAGIDYLSLEEDRRPLLIGERTNVIGSRRFRRLIHKEDFDAAADVGRNQVASGAHVLDVCLADPDRDEARDVQRLLASLVRRVRVPLMIDTTDPEVIELALRMIPGKAIINSVNLEDGEERFARVAPLVRRFGASLVVGCIDEDPDQGMALTAERKLAIARRSHELLTGKYGLAPTDLIFDPLVFPCASGDEAYRGSARETIEGLRAIKEAFPECPTLLGVSNVSFGLPPAGREVLNSVFLHECTEAGLDLAIVNSEKIVRYATIPDDEKALALDLLYDRTEDPITPFAALYRDRKPGAGSDRELDSEALERRLIRRIVEARREGLISDLEAALSRYTPLEIINGPLLDGMGEVGRLFGRNELIVAEVLQSAEVMKAAVAHLEDSMEKGDHAVKGKVLLATVKGDVHDIGKNLVGILIANNGYEVIDLGIKVDPATLAAAISEHRPQVVGLSGLLVKSAHQMVATAEDLRQAGIDVPILVGGAALSRRFTETRILPRYDGLVLYARDAMEGLALANRLVEEGPRAELEIQVAETRRRAAQAEDEPAPEPAAAEEQAPAGRAVAPAPEIPRPPHFERRLVRMEVSELLGWINEQMLYGRHLGLRGNVERLRAEGHAKLAELRHLVEELAEEGATRGWLEPAGVYRFYGAHAEGSELVLADEPGGAEVMRWSFPRQRERDRLCITDWVEPEAAANDSVALFVVTAGRHLRRQAEAFKEAGEFLRSHTLLALGLELAEAAAEWLHARIRREWGLGDEEQLSMREIHRAHYRGLRVSFGYPACPGLEHQVGLFDLLAPADIGVELTDGMMMDPEASVSALVFHHPEARYFSA